A genomic region of Larus michahellis chromosome 21, bLarMic1.1, whole genome shotgun sequence contains the following coding sequences:
- the MYOG gene encoding myogenin → MELFETNPYFFPDQRFYDGENFLGSRLQGYEPAAFPERPEVALCPDGRVALEEKDSALPEHCPGQCLPWACKVCKRKTVSIDRRRAATLREKRRLKKVNEAFEALKRSTLLNPNQRLPKVEILRSAIQYIERLQSLLSTLNQQEREQRDLRFRPAAPQPGATGECGSGSSSCSPEWSSQLEFGTNPADHLLADDAAEDRNLHSLSSIVESIAVEDVAVTFQEERVQN, encoded by the exons ATGGAGCTCTTCGAGACCAACCCTTATTTTTTCCCGGACCAGCGGTTTTACGATGGGGAAAATTTCCTGGGCTCCCGCTTGCAGGGCTACGAGCCGGCGGCTTTCCCCGAGCGGCCCGAGGTGGCCCTGTGTCCCGATGGCAGGGTGGCTTTGGAGGAGAAGGACTCAGCCCTGCCTGAGCATTGTCCCGGGCAGTGCCTGCCCTGGGCCTGCAAGGTTTGCAAGCGGAAGACGGTCTCCATCgaccggcggcgggcggccaCCCTGCGGGAGAAGCGCAGGTTGAAGAAGGTGAACGAAGCCTTCGAGGCGCTGAAGCGCAGCACCCTGCTCAACCCCAACCAGCGGCTGCCCAAGGTGGAGATCCTGCGCAGCGCCATCCAGTACATCGAGCGCCTGCAGAGCCTGCTCAGCACCCTCAACCAGCAGGAGCGGGAGCAGAGGGACCTGCGCttccgccccgccgccccccagcccggg GCGACCGGCGAGTGTGGGTCCGGCAGCTCGTCCTGCAGCCCCGAGTGGAGCAGCCAGCTGGAGTTCGGCACCAACCCCGCGG ATCACCTCCTGGCTGACGACGCGGCGGAGGACCGCAACCTCCACTCGCTCTCCTCCATCGTGGAGAGCATCGCCGTGGAGGACGTGGCCGTGACGTTCCAGGAGGAGCGGGTCCAAAACTGA